From Triticum urartu cultivar G1812 chromosome 2, Tu2.1, whole genome shotgun sequence, a single genomic window includes:
- the LOC125538639 gene encoding transcription termination factor MTEF18, mitochondrial-like gives MGWAWAALRSGVPRWCAQNPSCSSSWVGSIRLIIRSQPYSTAPSPSHGGEEDGDPDEVRQEMLNRWMFRAAQTTFRDYLHATRGLCFTDAKHISERSPVFLGELLDEVKVNKAVTKAADQGEDEARLRSKVKKRVSRALVRLFHRRPVNEFRPFFESIGLRPSECDYLLPQDLTFLADAEMLLESCHALCSYGIARRKIGRIYWNATEVFSLGQGVLASKLEALEGLGFSKASVIKLVISTPTVLVHDPAVELKTFLLWLDDIGIQRDWIGQFLSERVSYNWPKMVQALQSLSDLGFTKDDIGKVVRKNPHLLLEQSGGELHSTVDTMQRVGSGKRELLDLFLNHPNVDSVDVGWNISKGSCFLHDIGISYCDVKKILNSHGWMFGAAPMKATSTILAQLNVGKARLRKIIMEEPCQSMNYTIGSKVSRLPRCKPEPCVKEKREFLRRIGFVEGSEDMEKALKAIRGKGTKLQDRYNKLVEKGLDPKHVAHMVKVAPRILNQKTDALAYKISFLVHVAGYPLSALPAFPRYLEFTVHKSKLKMLVYSWLLERGLAAPQLTLSTVLASSETEFIKAHHVYKVPMGREVWSKLKREGGSFGQEEIRWLRHRCNLDDSRIECMS, from the coding sequence ATGGGGTGGGCATGGGCAGCCCTCCGGTCCGGAGTTCCAAGGTGGTGTGCCCAAAATCCATCGTGCTCGTCCAGCTGGGTCGGCTCGATCCGCCTCATCATTCGGTCGCAGCCCTATTCGACCGCTCCCAGTCCCAGCCACGGCGGGGAGGAGGATGGGGATCCAGACGAGGTCAGGCAAGAGATGCTGAACAGATGGATGTTCCGCGCCGCACAGACAACTTTCAGGGACTACCTCCATGCCACGCGCGGCTTGTGCTTCACTGACGCCAAGCATATCAGCGAGCGCTCGCCTGTCTTCCTCGGCGAGCTGCTGGATGAGGTGAAGGTGAACAAGGCGGTGACGAAGGCTGCCGATCAGGGTGAAGACGAGGCGAGGCTGAGGTCAAAAGTGAAGAAGAGGGTCAGCAGGGCGCTGGTGCGATTGTTCCACCGCCGCCCTGTcaacgagttcaggcccttctttGAGAGCATTGGCCTCAGGCCAAGCGAGTGCGATTACCTCTTGCCGCAGGACCTCACATTCCTCGCGGATGCCGAGATGCTGCTCGAGAGCTGCCATGCACTATGCAGTTACGGCATCGCACGCCGCAAGATTGGAAGGATATACTGGAATGCTACCGAGGTGTTTAGTCTTGGCCAGGGCGTTCTTGCATCTAAGCTCGAGGCCCTTGAGGGTCTAGGCTTCAGTAAGGCCAGTGTGATCAAACTAGTGATCTCTACTCCGACCGTGTTGGTTCATGACCCGGCCGTGGAACTGAAGACGTTCTTGCTGTGGCTGGACGACATTGGGATTCAGCGAGACTGGATCGGCCAGTTCTTATCTGAAAGGGTGTCCTATAATTGGCCAAAAATGGTACAAGCCCTTCAGTCCTTGAGCGATCTGGGGTTCACCAAGGATGACATTGGTAAAGTGGTGAGGAAAAATCCACATTTGTTGTTGGAACAGTCTGGTGGGGAGCTACACTCCACAGTTGACACCATGCAAAGGGTCGGATCTGGAAAAAGGGAGCTACTTGATCTTTTTCTGAACCACCCCAATGTTGACAGCGTGGATGTCGGTTGGAACATATCGAAGGGATCATGTTTCTTACATGACATTGGCATAAGCTATTGTGATGTGAAGAAGATTTTGAATTCTCACGGATGGATGTTCGGTGCTGCCCCCATGAAAGCCACGAGCACCATTCTTGCGCAACTCAATGTGGGCAAGGCGCGGCTGCGAAAGATCATAATGGAGGAACCATGTCAGTCGATGAATTATACGATTGGCTCGAAGGTCAGCAGACTGCCGAGATGTAAACCTGAACCCTGTGTCAAGGAGAAGAGAGAATTCTTAAGACGCATAGGATTTGTCGAAGGCTCGGAAGATATGGAGAAGGCACTCAAAGCTATCCGTGGAAAAGGCACAAAACTGCAAGATCGGTACAACAAACTAGTGGAGAAAGGGTTAGACCCAAAACATGTAGCCCACATGGTGAAGGTTGCTCCTCGGATTCTGAATCAGAAGACGGACGCCCTTGCTTATAAGATATCCTTCCTTGTGCATGTGGCGGGTTATCCCCTGAGTGCTCTCCCTGCGTTCCCACGGTACCTAGAGTTCACTGTGCACAAAAGCAAACTTAAGATGCTGGTGTACAGTTGGCTGCTAGAAAGGGGGCTGGCTGCACCCCAACTTACTCTAAGCACGGTCCTAGCTTCCTCGGAAACAGAATTCATCAAGGCTCACCATGTATATAAGGTTCCCATGGGTCGTGAGGTTTGGTCGAAGCTCAAGCGGGAGGGAGGTAGCTTCGGCCAAGAGGAGATCAGATGGCTGCGACACAGGTGCAACTTGGACGATAGTCGAATAGAATGCATGAGTTGA